In the genome of Misgurnus anguillicaudatus chromosome 11, ASM2758022v2, whole genome shotgun sequence, one region contains:
- the dnajc12 gene encoding dnaJ homolog subfamily C member 12, which yields MEAILNYRSEDLEDYYGRLGCDELSTTEQIINEFKVRALACHPDKHPENPKAVEDFQKLQEAKEVLTDEKKRKSYDLWLRSRIAIPFSEWQALSDSVKSSMHWAVRAKKEPMLEAAKDPDTLKSGDQETPPDSEANKEEKTSDQLPSSEYWHRRFRWAAETPSGLLQKFRNYEI from the exons ATGGAGGCGATATTAAACTACAGATCGGAGGATTTGGAGGATTATTATGGGCGGCTGGGATGTGATGAGTTGTCCACG aCTGAACAGATTATTAATGAGTTCAAAGTACGAGCCTTGGCTTGTCACCCAGACAAACATCCAGAGAACCCCAAAGCAG TTGAGGATTTCCAGAAGTTACAGGAAGCTAAGGAAGTTCTCACAGATGAGAAGAAAAGAAAGAGTTATGATCTCTGGCTCAGAAGTCGAATCGCAATCCCATTCAGTGAGTGGCAAGCGCTCAGTGACTCAGTTAAATCG TCAATGCATTGGGCTGTTCGGGCAAAAAAGGAGCCAATGCTGGAAGCCGCTAAAGATCCGGATACATTGAAGTCAGGAGATCAAGAGACTCCACCAGACAGTGAAGCAAATAAAGAagagaaaacatctgatcaacTACCATCAA GTGAGTATTGGCATCGCAGGTTCCGCTGGGCCGCTGAAACTCCTTCAGGCCTTTTACAGAAGTTCAGAAActatgaaatataa
- the sirt1 gene encoding NAD-dependent protein deacetylase sirtuin-1 — protein MADGENKRAGPASTGGSIEPDEPVLKRPRVSIDPSSHLDNGASVGTEPAESEPAVTDQTDQASVKHPEPGRTAEPEMSELIDEGLHSNGFISPDRLHDDDEDDDRSSRASSSDWTPQPQIGSYRFIQQHIMRGTDPREILKDLLPETTLPSDLDDMTLWQIIINISEPPKRKKRKDINTLEDVVRLLNEGKKILVLTGAGVSVSCGIPDFRSRDGIYARLAVDFPDLPDPQAMFDIEYFKRDPRPFFKFAKEIYPGQFQPSPCHRFISMLDKKGRLLRNYTQNIDTLEQAAGIQKIIQCHGSFATASCLVCKHKVDCEAIREDIFNQVVPHCLRCPSDIPYAIMKPDIVFFGENLPEFFHRAMKQDKDEVDLLIVIGSSLKVRPVALIPSSVPHEVPQVLINREPLPHLNFDVELLGDCDVIINELCHRLGGDFEQLCFNSSRLSEIREKPPAPLPPPPEPLSAESTSAEDTNASVHSSALTDSSEIPRLTNCQNAPAHKTDEITSSPEASKTSPLSETLDRQKTDPSAPSPESQVTNSHSVETTATCAEKSDSCKNPASDATEAESATDDAQRPKEEEPRDHRRVEMPRRCWRSRIFQSPISKRLGASQYLFQTPNRYIFHGAEVYSSSEDETSSSCGSDSEASRCSADGYENEDSDVEEEGGSVILERNTEGCLEETVQENEHKGLQTDCTTDTNLQTTTDL, from the exons ATGGCGGACGGTGAAAATAAACGGGCCGGACCCGCCAGCACCGGCGGCTCTATTGAGCCGGACGAGCCGGTTTTAAAGAGACCGAGAGTAAGCATAGACCCGTCCAGTCATTTGGACAACGGCGCTTCTGTCGGAACCGAACCGGCGGAGTCAGAACCGGCGGTGACGGATCAGACCGATCAGGCCTCAGTAAAGCACCCTGAACCCGGACGGACCGCCGAACCCGAGATGTCCG AGTTGATTGATGAAGGTTTACATTCTAATGGATTCATCTCACCCGATCGTCttcatgatgatgatgaggatgaTGACCGTTCATCTCGTGCCAGCTCCAGCGACTGGACCCCTCAGCCACAGATCG GTTCCTACCGGTTCATTCAGCAGCACATCATGAGAGGAACCGACCCGAGAGAGATTCTGAAGGACCTGCTTCCTGAGACCACCCTTCCATCGGATCTGGATGACATGACGCTGTGGCAGATCATCATCAACATCTCAGAGCCACCGAAAAGGAAGAAGCGCAAAGACATTAACACTTTAGAGGACGTCGTCCGGCTCCTGAACGAGGGAAAGAAAATTCTTGTCCTCACTGGTGCCGGG GTATCAGTTTCCTGTGGAATTCCTGACTTCCGATCAAGAGATGGGATTTACGCTAGACTCGCCGTGGATTTTCCGGACCTTCCCGACCCTCAAGCGATGTTCGACATAGAATATTTTAAAAGAGACCCGAGGCCTTTTTTCAAATTCGCAAAG GAAATCTACCCTGGACAATTCCAGCCGTCTCCATGTCACAGATTTATATCAATGTTGGATAAGAAAGGAAGGTTACTACGAAACTATACTCAGAATATTGATACACTGGAGCAGGCTGCTGGGATCCAGAAGATAATTCAGTGTCACG GGTCTTTCGCCACAGCATCTTGTCTTGTGTGTAAACATAAGGTGGACTGTGAGGCCATAAGGGAAGATATATTCAACCAG GTTGTTCCTCACTGCTTGAGGTGTCCGTCAGACATCCCTTATGCCATCATGAAACCAGACATTGTTTTCTTTGGTGAGAACCTTCCAGAATTTTTCCACCGAGCCATGAAGCAGGACAAGGATGAGGTTGACCTGCTCATTGTGATCGGCTCCTCGCTGAAAGTGCGGCCAGTTGCTTTAATACCAA GCTCTGTCCCTCATGAAGTGCCTCAGGTGTTAATAAACCGCGAGCCTCTGCCGCACCTGAACTTTGATGTGGAGCTGCTCGGAGACTGTGATGTCATCATAAATGAGCTCTGCCATCGTTTGGGTGGCGACTTCGAGCAGCTGTGCTTCAACTCCTCACGTCTCAGTGAGATCAGAGAGAAGCCCCCCGCACCGTTACCTCCTCCACCTGAGCCGCTGTCTGCTGAGAGCACATCTGCAGAGGACACGAATGCATCGGTTCATTCATCAGCGCTCACAGACTCCTCCGAGATCCCCAGACTCACTAACTGTCAAAATGCACCAGCTCACAAAACTGATGAAATAACATCATCACCAGAAGCCAGTAAAACAAGCCCTCTATCAGAAACATTAGATAGACAAAAAACAGACCCCAGCGCACCGAGCCCTGAGTCACAGGTGACGAACTCACATTCTGTGGAGACGACAGCCACTTGTGCGGAAAAATCAGACTCCTGTAAAAACCCAGCATCTGATGCTACAGAAGCAGAGAGCGCTACAGACGATGCACAACGTCCTAAAGAAGAAGAACCGAGGGATCATCGACGAGTTGAAATGCCCAGACGCTGCTGGAGAAGTCGAATCTTTCAGAGTCCAATCAGCAAACGGCTTGGAG CCTCGCAGTACTTATTTCAAACACCGAACCGCTACATTTTCCACGGGGCCGAAGTTTACTCCAGTTCAGAAGATGAGACGTCCAGTTCATGTGGCAGTGACAGCGAAGCTTCTCGTTGCAGTGCGGATGGTTATGAAAATGAAGACAGTGATGTAGAGGAGGAAGGTGGATCAGTGATATTAGAGAGAAACACAGAGGGCTGCCTCGAAGAGACTGTACAGGAAAATGAACACAAAGGCCTTCAGACGGACTGCACAACAGATACAAACCTGCAAACCACCACAGACCTTTAA
- the cacul1 gene encoding CDK2-associated and cullin domain-containing protein 1 isoform X1: MDDMEDDGLEALDDHNHNSRALCSPVQVCVDSDSSSDTCESDSSAAALVLNSRFLMNAMTAEDYRTVYWPKLESAIDQLLTQSPLDHISISYEQIYSHVYKCVCQQHSELLYNDLMWKISSHLDRVSSELQASPPECLIENFNVALTQYTAALHCIVPVFIYMNKFYIETKLNRDLKDDLMKLFSDRVAEKHVNTLLPLLKNAHSMPFQVKPSTMASVVKGLYTLRPDWVPLAPALFSSFIPQIHPPAVESQLPFYAAQDKKLQLELSENGFCRGDQSRKRSSEEP, encoded by the exons ATGGATGATATGGAGGATGATGGTTTGGAAGCGCTTGATGATCATAATCATAATTCACGCGCTCTATGTTCACCTGTGCAGGTGTGTGTGGATTCAGACTCGAGCAGTGACACGTGTGAATCAGACAGCAGTGCAGCAGCGCTCGTGCTTAACTCCAGATTCC TCATGAACGCTATGACTGCAGAAGACTACAGGACGGTTTACTGGCCCAAACTGGAGAGTGCCATCGATCAGCTGCTCACTCAAAGCCCATTGGATCACATCTCTATCTCATATGAACAAATATATAG TCATgtgtataaatgtgtgtgtcagCAGCATTCAGAACTGCTGTACAATGACTTGATGTGGAAAATCTCATCACATCTGGATCGAGTCTCTTCAGAGTTGCAG GCCAGTCCACCCGAGTGTTTAATTGAAAACTTCAATGTTGCACTCACGCAGTATACAGCCGCCCTTCACTGCATTGTTCCAGTGTTTATCTACAtg AACAAGTTCTACATTGAAACTAAGCTGAACAGAGACCTGAAGGACGATCTTATGAAGCTCTTCTCTGATCGTGTAGCGGAGAAACACGTCAACACGTTACTAC CACTTCTTAAAAATGCTCATTCCATGCCATTTCAAGTCAAACCATCAACAATGGCAAGTGTTGTGAAAGGCCTTTACACCCTCCGACCAG ACTGGGTTCCTCTTGCACCGGCTCTGTTTTCTAGCTTCATTCCTCAGATTCATCCTCCCGCTGTTGAATCTCAGCTCCCGTTTTACGCTGCTCAAGACAAAAAACTTCAGCTGGAGTTGTCAGAAAACGGCTTCTGCAG GGGCGACCAGTCGCGGAAGCGATCGAGCGAGGAACCGTGA
- the cacul1 gene encoding CDK2-associated and cullin domain-containing protein 1 isoform X2: protein MNAMTAEDYRTVYWPKLESAIDQLLTQSPLDHISISYEQIYSHVYKCVCQQHSELLYNDLMWKISSHLDRVSSELQASPPECLIENFNVALTQYTAALHCIVPVFIYMNKFYIETKLNRDLKDDLMKLFSDRVAEKHVNTLLPLLKNAHSMPFQVKPSTMASVVKGLYTLRPDWVPLAPALFSSFIPQIHPPAVESQLPFYAAQDKKLQLELSENGFCRGDQSRKRSSEEP from the exons ATGAACGCTATGACTGCAGAAGACTACAGGACGGTTTACTGGCCCAAACTGGAGAGTGCCATCGATCAGCTGCTCACTCAAAGCCCATTGGATCACATCTCTATCTCATATGAACAAATATATAG TCATgtgtataaatgtgtgtgtcagCAGCATTCAGAACTGCTGTACAATGACTTGATGTGGAAAATCTCATCACATCTGGATCGAGTCTCTTCAGAGTTGCAG GCCAGTCCACCCGAGTGTTTAATTGAAAACTTCAATGTTGCACTCACGCAGTATACAGCCGCCCTTCACTGCATTGTTCCAGTGTTTATCTACAtg AACAAGTTCTACATTGAAACTAAGCTGAACAGAGACCTGAAGGACGATCTTATGAAGCTCTTCTCTGATCGTGTAGCGGAGAAACACGTCAACACGTTACTAC CACTTCTTAAAAATGCTCATTCCATGCCATTTCAAGTCAAACCATCAACAATGGCAAGTGTTGTGAAAGGCCTTTACACCCTCCGACCAG ACTGGGTTCCTCTTGCACCGGCTCTGTTTTCTAGCTTCATTCCTCAGATTCATCCTCCCGCTGTTGAATCTCAGCTCCCGTTTTACGCTGCTCAAGACAAAAAACTTCAGCTGGAGTTGTCAGAAAACGGCTTCTGCAG GGGCGACCAGTCGCGGAAGCGATCGAGCGAGGAACCGTGA